A single Lactuca sativa cultivar Salinas chromosome 8, Lsat_Salinas_v11, whole genome shotgun sequence DNA region contains:
- the LOC111891799 gene encoding uncharacterized protein LOC111891799, whose product MAVLHNHNRSTLLTCFLLSQSQSIDFINHQASHYDRLIPSTIKLLNTTAHNQQHRIHLDLRLKYLRSTCTPSTSSIRPPVRSPSVSALILEIHVAGPPSIGLHFMAERNTVVALMKFGAYAGVVDDPTPMNPGGQMAAESSRIGSIRLSEKGWKNTYAKQLGTPPPSAH is encoded by the exons ATGGCGGTCCTTCATAATCACAATCGATCGACTCTACTTACCTGCTTCCTTCTTTCTCAATCTCAATCGATCGATTTCATCAACCATCAAGCCTCTCACTACGACCGATTGATTCCTTCCACCATCAAGCTTCTAAATACGACCGCTCACAACCAGCAACATCGTATACATCTAGACCTCCGCCTCAAGTATCTTCGATCGACGTGCACACCTTCCACATCCTCCATCCGCCCTCCAGTCCGGTCACCGTCGGTGTCAGCCCTAATTTTAGAGATTCACGTGGCCGGACCGCCCTCAATTGGGCTTCATTTTATGGCAG AGAGGAACACAGTGGTGGCACTGATGAAATTTGGTGCGTATGCAGGGGTGGTTGATGACCCAACACCTATGAATCCAGGTGGACAAATGGCTGCTGAGAGCTCCAGAATCGGAAGCATTAGACTAAGTGAAAAGGGCTGGAAAAATACCTACGCCAAGCAACTTGGAACACCGCCCCCTAGTGCACATTAG
- the LOC111891803 gene encoding uncharacterized protein LOC111891803, giving the protein MPSGPKKRRASKRKKGPNGRFIDPATGEEENHVEVHESVNNEREMSFGDEKVCHAFDEMGLKESQSVDIQTGLKENVKESEDVQVLNKSEYVDRALLQAPLNEPILKNPEENGCGEVVESASQMSPVVMKEGEETSMRDVLEERLEEPIGRSLDEAQEMVTTVDQSILPSEEGHDLSISSKTNVEKSLKDDQDSVVEDVVERNKFTEVGESDDHVNEVVSVMKEGEEMSTEGVLKDSFEEPTESSSQELSIPKKEIQDSLDESVIEVDVETISFEDAPDSFETPLGSPSMADYMSPIEGDDHLINGYMNQQFQRSLPSKSIPLSKVQDLSLPFESVNEVNVRISLEDSQHSFKESGGSSSPVDVSYVQEIKECGEVGENACHDDSVLKENGHMSMEHPFVETSLKDGQDSFTEPLGDFPMDNVSSMDHDLQEMVNHVDSVMETNPDTSLDEHDSSDNVHINGYGVEQIECFPHEPQVVYKTADLIVLKEIPIEVQDDLIADESVILAHIETSFKERSLGDSSIDDVSSMYHCHPQMVNDVESTIKEDEGIPIEGALEENFKEPNVDTSFKVPLGLISSSQVNGSPVEDSGQRNDMVGLVKTLLEEIRRIRAFYEEGLCQTTEIHLRICRVLEKFDSGELI; this is encoded by the exons ATGCCTTCTGGTCCAAAGAAGAGGAGGGCATCAAAGAGGAAGAAGGGTCCCAACGGAAGATTTATAGATCCTGCTACAGGTGAAG AAGAGAATCATGTTGAGGTGCATGAGAGCGTAAACAATGAAAGGGAAATGAGTTTTGGTGATGAGAAGGTTTGTCACGCTTTTGATGAAATGGGTTTAAAGGAATCTCAGTCTGTTGATATTCAAACGGGTCTTAAAGAGAATGTGAAAGAAAGTGAAGATGTTCAAGTTCTTAACAAATCTGAATATGTTGATAGAGCCCTTCTGCAAGCGCCTCTGAATGAGCCTATCTTAAAGAATCCAGAAGAAAATGGATGTGGTGAAGTTGTTGAAAGTGCATCTCAAATGTCACCGGTGGTTATGAAGGAGGGTGAAGAGACTTCCATGCGAGATGTACTTGAAGAACGTTTAGAAGAGCCAATCGGACGTTCTTTAGATGAAGCACAAGAAATGGTGACGACAGTTGACCAGTCGATTCTACCTTCTGAAGAGGGTCATGATTTGTCTATTTCGTCAAAAACGAATGTTGAGAAATCCTTAAAAGATGATCAAGATTCTGTGGTTGAAGATGTTGTTGAAAGAAACAAATTTACTGAAGTTGGTGAAAGTGATGATCATGTTAATGAAGTTGTATCAGTTATGAAAGAGGGTGAAGAGATGTCGACAGAAGGTGTTCTTAAAGATTCTTTTGAAGAGCCAACTGAAAGTTCTTCACAAGAATTATCCATACCTAAGAAAGAGATTCAAGATTCTTTAGATGAGTCAGTTATTGAAGTGGATGTAGAGACAATATCCTTTGAAGATGCTCCAGATTCTTTCGAAACACCACTTGGAAGCCCTTCAATGGCGGACTATATGTCTCCTATTGAAGGCGATGATCATTTGATCAATGGTTATATGAACCAgcaatttcaacgttctttaccTTCAAAGTCGATACCTTTGAGTAAAGTTCAAGATCTTTCTTTACCATTTGAGTCAGTTAATGAAGTAAATGTGCGGATATCCTTGGAAGATTCTCAACATTCCTTCAAAGAGTCAGGGGGAAGCTCTTCTCCTGTTGATGTGTCTTATGTTCAAGAAATTAAGGAATGTGGTGAAGTTGGTGAAAATGCATGTCATGATGACTCAGTTTTGAAGGAGAATGGACATATGTCCATGGAACATCCTTTTGTAGAGACATCGTTAAAAGATGGTCAAGATTCATTCACAGAGCCACTGGGAGACTTTCCTATGGATAATGTGTCTTCAATGGATCATGATCTTCAAGAAATGGTTAATCATGTTGACTCAGTTATGGAAACGAATCCAGACACCTCCTTAGATGAACATGATTCTTCAGACAATGTTCATATAAATGGTTATGGGGTTGAGCAAATTGAATGTTTTCCACATGAGCCACAAGTAGTGTATAAGACAGCTGATCTGATTGTTTTGAAGGAGATACCAATAGAAGTTCAAGACGATTTGATAGCAGATGAGTCAGTTATATTAGCGCATATAGAGACATCCTTCAAAGAAAGGTCACTAGGAGACTCTTCTATAGATGATGTGTCTTCTATGTATCATTGTCATCCACAAATGGTTAATGATGTTGAATCGACTATAAAAGAGGATGAAGGGATCCCAATAGAAGGTGCTCTTGAAGAAAATTTCAAAGAGCCAAATGTAGATACATCCTTCAAAGTTCCATTAGGATTAATCTCTTCTTCACAGGTTAATGGGTCTCCTGTTGAAGATAGTGGTCAAAGGAATGACATGGTTGGACTAGTAAAGACATTGTTGGAAGAGATACGTCGGATAAGAGCATTTTATGAAGAGGGTCTATGTCAAACTACCGAAATACATTTGCGTATTTGTCGAGTTTTGGAAAAGTTTGATTCAGGCGAGCTAATTTGA